The following proteins are co-located in the Solanum pennellii chromosome 8, SPENNV200 genome:
- the LOC107026970 gene encoding uncharacterized protein LOC107026970 produces MATGWVKSWQCKSRALDDVVNNHHHQYHILPNSASCKNGVKSLKDVVENNKNGKPRKKKPSRQPEQQLTKRPGSRGGPEPGLNREKSRASTSTRLSRAATTDSFFPALTELPEGHPSRNVVGIIFQTSWSPKVFSGRVEMVFKVQNLPRTVTRFEEYREVVKSRAGNGGESAAEKGGEDHARCVADGNEVMRFYCLGPTNGGAYENGNSAWTFSSGKGAAVCTYSGSGAAHENAGGGRGRRAMLVCRVIAGRVGKQLGFDSLIEGRVGYDSVSGDNGELLVFDSRAVLPCFLIIYKL; encoded by the coding sequence ATGGCGACTGGTTGGGTAAAATCATGGCAATGTAAGTCGAGAGCTTTAGATGACGTTGTTAACAATCACCACCATCAATATCACATCTTACCCAACTCAGCTAGTTGCAAAAATGGAGTCAAAAGCCTCAAAGATGTAGtggaaaacaacaaaaatggaAAACCCAGAAAGAAAAAACCGTCGCGGCAGCCGGAGCAGCAGTTAACGAAACGACCCGGTTCGAGAGGAGGACCTGAACCCGGTTTGAATAGGGAGAAATCTCGAGCGAGTACTTCCACGAGACTATCACGTGCGGCGACGACGGATTCGTTCTTCCCGGCGTTAACTGAGTTACCGGAAGGTCACCCATCGCGAAATGTAGTCGGGATTATTTTTCAGACGAGTTGGTCTCCGAAGGTTTTTTCGGGTCGGGTTGAAATGGTTTTCAAAGTTCAGAATCTTCCCCGGACTGTGACCCGGTTTGAGGAATATAGAGAGGTTGTGAAGTCTAGAGCAGGAAACGGCGGCGAATCGGCGGCGGAAAAGGGTGGCGAGGACCATGCACGTTGCGTTGCGGATGGGAATGAGGTAATGAGGTTTTACTGCCTGGGACCCACTAACGGCGGCGCGTACGAAAATGGAAACAGCGCGTGGACTTTTTCATCCGGGAAAGGAGCAGCAGTGTGTACGTATTCCGGCAGCGGCGCGGCCCATGAGAATGCCGGCGGAGGGAGAGGGAGACGAGCTATGCTGGTTTGTCGGGTTATTGCGGGTCGGGTCGGTAAACAACTCGGATTCGATTCGTTAATTGAAGGCCGAGTTGGATATGACTCCGTTAGTGGAGATAACGGCGAGTTATTAGTATTTGATTCACGTGCCGTTTTACCAtgttttcttattatctacaaattgtaa
- the LOC107026958 gene encoding adenine phosphoribosyltransferase 4 — translation MSVCKDQDPRIHAIQSTIRVVPNFPKPGIMFQDITTLLLDPKAFKDTIDLFVERYKDKSISVVAGIEARGFIFGPPIALAIGAKFVPLRKPNKLPGKVFKQEYDLEYGSDCLEMHIEAVEAGERALVVDDLIATGGTVSAAMNLLERAGAEVVECACVIEIPELKGKEKLNGKPLYVLVEYR, via the exons ATGTCAGTTTGCAAAGATCAAGATCCACGTATCCATGCTATACAGTCTACAATTCGTGTTGTCCCTAATTTCCCCAAACCAG GGATAATGTTTCAAGATATAACTACTCTGTTACTGGATCCAAAAGCCTTCAAAGATACAATTGATTTATTTGTGGAACGGTACAAAGACAAAAGCATCTCAGTTGTTGCTG GAATAGAGGCTCGAGGATTCATATTTGGTCCACCAATTGCTTTGGCGATAGGGGCAAAATTTGTCCCTTTGAGAAAACCAAACAAATTGCCAG GTAAAGTTTTCAAACAAGAGTATGACTTGGAATATGGAAGTGATTGTCTTGAGATGCATATTGAAGCAGTAGAAGCTGGTGAGCGAGCTTTGGTGGTTGATGATCTAATTGCTACTGGTGGCACTGTTTCTGCAGCTATGAATTTACTTG AGCGTGCTGGCGCAGAAGTGGTTGAATGTGCATGTGTGATTGAAATACCAGAATTAAAG GGTAAGGAAAAGTTGAATGGCAAGCCATTGTATGTGCTGGTGGAGTATCGGTAG